The Rhodococcus rhodochrous DNA window GTGTAGGTGTACTTCTCGGTGTCGGTGTCGTACTCGCGCGGCCCGGACGAGTCGGCGCTGTTGCCGACGATCGCGTAGTCCGGATCGGCCTCGGCGATGACCTCGCCGTAGTAGATGCGGGGCTGCTCGACGGGGATGACCTGGTTCTCCGCGGCGAGCGACGCCAGGTCGCTGACGAAGTAGACGGGATAGCCGCTGTTGCTGTTGGCGGCCTCCTCCGCCGACGCACTCGCGGCGGCGTTCACACGGTTGGCGGGCGCCGCGACGAGACCGTTGCCGTGCGTGTACACGGTGTGGCGGTTGATCCAGTCGGTCTGGTTACCGGTCAGGCTCGTCGGCGAGAGCTCACGCGCCGCGACGATGTAGTCCTCCATACGACCGTCGAGCTCGTACCGGTCGATGTCGAGCGACTCGGGGTAGCCGTAGAAGTTCTTCAGCTGCGTCTGCTGCGTGAACGTGCGGGGAAGCACGTTCGGGTCGAGCAGGCGGGCATTCGCGATCGTGGTGATGTCGGCCGGGATGTTCTCGGGCGAGGTGGTACCCACGCCCGGGTAGTCCTCGTACGCCACCTTGTCGTCGGTGATGCCGTACGCCTCGCGGGTCGCGGCGATGTTGCGCTCGATGTACTCGCTCTCCTTGTCGGCAGCGTTCGGGCGCACCGAGAACTGCTCGACCATGAGCGGGTACACCGCACCCACGAGGATCGACGACAGCACGAGCAGCGCCGTCGCGAGCGCGGGGATCCGCAGGTCGCGCAGGAAGATCGCCGCGAAGAACGCGATCGCGCAGATGACGGCGATCGCGAGCAGGATGAGCTTGGCCGGCAACACCGCGTTGATGTCGGTGAAGCCACCACCGGTGAAGGTGGGTTCCTTGCGGCTGCTCCACAGCAGTTCGTACCGATCGAGCCAGTAGGCGAACGCCTTGAACGCGACGAACAGGCCCGCGAGGACCGCCAGCTGCACACGCGAGGCCGTCGACATGCTTCCACCGCGACCGGCGAGACGGATGCCGCCGAAGATGTAGTGGGTGACGAGGTTCGCGATGAAACCGAGCACGATCGCGACGAAGAACCAGTTGAGCACGAAGCGGTAGAACGGCAGGTCGAAGGCGTAGAAGCCCACGTCGAGACCGAACTGCGGATCGGTGGTGCCGAAGTCGCCGCCGTTGAAGAACATCTGCACGGTGACCCAGCCGGCCTGGGCGACCAGACCGGAGAGCACACCGAGCACGACCGGGATGCCGATCCCGAAGGCGCGCATGCGCGTCATCACGGTGGTGCGGTAGCGCGCCACCGGATCGTTGGGTCCGGTGGTCGGCACGAAGACCGGGCGCGACCGGTAGGCGAGCAGCATCGCCAGCCAGACGACACCGCCGATGAACAACCCGACCACCAGGAACAGTGCGATCCGGGTCAGGAGAACCTTGACGTATACGTCCCGGAAGTCGACCTCGCCGAACCAGAGCCAGTTGGTGTAGGTGTCCACCAACCGTGGTCCGAGCAGCAGCAGCACTGCGGCCACCACTGCCAGGATCAGCAGAACTCTGCTCCGCTTCGACAATGTAGGTACTCCGGTCGGGGGCCTCATGCCCACGTGCCACGCTCCCAACTCGTCCGGCGGCGCGATCGCACCGCATCTGTACATCTCGCGCTCGACGAACGCGTACGAACGCGCCTCGTTGTCACGGAGTGACCGTTTCGCCCCACTCTACGGAATCCTCCTACCGGGGGTCGTACGACGCAGGTCCGGCAGCGCACACCCGCGTACGGGTGCCAGGATAGGCCGGTGAACCAACGTCTTCCCGTACCTTCCGAACAAGGACTCGCGCGCGCCG harbors:
- a CDS encoding UPF0182 family protein; amino-acid sequence: MGMRPPTGVPTLSKRSRVLLILAVVAAVLLLLGPRLVDTYTNWLWFGEVDFRDVYVKVLLTRIALFLVVGLFIGGVVWLAMLLAYRSRPVFVPTTGPNDPVARYRTTVMTRMRAFGIGIPVVLGVLSGLVAQAGWVTVQMFFNGGDFGTTDPQFGLDVGFYAFDLPFYRFVLNWFFVAIVLGFIANLVTHYIFGGIRLAGRGGSMSTASRVQLAVLAGLFVAFKAFAYWLDRYELLWSSRKEPTFTGGGFTDINAVLPAKLILLAIAVICAIAFFAAIFLRDLRIPALATALLVLSSILVGAVYPLMVEQFSVRPNAADKESEYIERNIAATREAYGITDDKVAYEDYPGVGTTSPENIPADITTIANARLLDPNVLPRTFTQQTQLKNFYGYPESLDIDRYELDGRMEDYIVAARELSPTSLTGNQTDWINRHTVYTHGNGLVAAPANRVNAAASASAEEAANSNSGYPVYFVSDLASLAAENQVIPVEQPRIYYGEVIAEADPDYAIVGNSADSSGPREYDTDTEKYTYTGSGGVDIGNWFNRLAFAAKYGERNILFSSAIGSDSKILFNRDPRERVTKVAPWLTADGDAYPAAIDGRIKWIVDAYTTLDYYPYAQRASLEGLVEDSIDQNTGRLLPRKEVSYIRNSVKATVDAYDGTVTLYQVDDQDPVLKAWMGVFPDAVTPQDQISDELRAHFRYPEDLFKVQREMLAKYHVDDPREFFTNNAFWSVPADPTVDTSANQPPYYLLMGDRETADPRFRLTSAMVGYNRQFLSAYISVESDPENYGKFTILQLPTDTQTFGPEQTQNAMISDTRVASERTLLERSNRIQYGNLLTLPIADGGILYVQPMYTERNATAGSTSTFPQLSRVLVSYREPGASGGVRIGYAPTLAGALDQVFGPGVGDAATAPGGEALPTAEVEDETRGEAIGEGTEEQNQPSDQQQQQPASPAPTAPANRDAAVAELDSALAELANAQTSGDFEAYGRALRRVQQAVDAYESTGG